A stretch of the Sulfurospirillum sp. UCH001 genome encodes the following:
- a CDS encoding dynamin family protein → MSLMESFITSYKENFLRVVPEFDATLLGALKKVQYVLLSEEQLPSIQLKKALDRLQMRSEEPMKVAITGQFSSGKSTFLNALLAKSILPTGITPVTSKVNYIRYGEEFKIRVRYKDGRDEYHDISNIAHFTDQREHVEDIAYLVLYAPLNILKDVVFVDTPGLNSQAASDTQTTERVLREVDGIIWLTLIDNAGKMSELQVLEEYLGKYQNKSLCVLNQKDKFTPQQIEETTNYVKTAFKEFFSDVIPISARQALESRSHDKKVMMEEKLEEFMHDLHTKLQSSGERLDFVEVEHDFKAYQRTLDSILQSDLGANLKLLEESNIDKVLDFIRNEIQPKSTQSKEFAITKEIKDIASKLLAQHQLFLAIYDELLDEIVRFEAEAKGLFSEFKGKFSHDLKSAFMRIEQIIETVADAIYNQITTEKLVRYEAQKAGLFSKQPTYVPFEYQAPKINSDLIYKSLFYEENLIGKMFKQYVRNLGSIQNEVNDKNRLVYRSLEQGILKWQAPYEVIRKSEELHSDIEFANMRRFASKAYESILKPFNDEIADSYAKISSEFNHLSSAVSFNYQNATEVCVAFLENKIEKSVKLYEANPTKFSLYQPKLDEIKERLRTSFHLYELENMMNTKNTFLSKDYDRLISQFTAIKEEKVAFLEERKARHNKIISQIETLVKEVI, encoded by the coding sequence ATGAGTCTTATGGAAAGTTTTATAACCTCATATAAAGAAAACTTCTTAAGAGTAGTACCTGAGTTTGATGCCACACTTCTGGGTGCGCTTAAAAAAGTTCAGTATGTGCTTCTCTCCGAAGAACAGCTCCCATCCATTCAACTTAAAAAAGCGCTTGATCGTCTTCAAATGCGTTCTGAAGAGCCTATGAAAGTAGCCATTACAGGGCAATTTTCTAGTGGAAAATCCACCTTTTTGAATGCCCTTTTAGCAAAAAGTATTTTGCCTACAGGTATCACACCCGTTACATCCAAGGTTAATTATATACGTTATGGAGAAGAGTTTAAAATTCGTGTGCGTTACAAAGATGGTAGAGATGAGTATCATGACATTAGCAACATTGCCCATTTTACAGACCAAAGAGAGCATGTTGAAGATATCGCTTATCTTGTATTGTATGCACCACTAAATATTCTTAAAGATGTTGTTTTTGTCGATACCCCAGGGCTTAACTCACAAGCAGCGAGTGACACTCAGACGACAGAGCGTGTTTTGAGAGAAGTTGATGGCATTATTTGGCTAACACTGATTGATAATGCTGGCAAGATGAGTGAACTTCAAGTATTAGAAGAGTATTTGGGAAAATATCAAAATAAATCTCTTTGTGTTTTAAACCAAAAAGACAAATTTACACCACAACAAATCGAAGAGACGACCAACTATGTCAAAACGGCATTTAAAGAGTTTTTTAGCGATGTTATTCCTATCTCGGCGCGCCAAGCTTTAGAATCACGCAGTCATGATAAAAAAGTGATGATGGAAGAGAAGCTTGAAGAGTTTATGCACGATTTGCATACAAAGCTACAAAGCAGTGGAGAAAGACTTGATTTTGTTGAAGTTGAACATGATTTTAAAGCATACCAGAGAACGTTAGACTCTATCTTGCAAAGTGATTTAGGTGCAAATCTAAAGCTGTTAGAAGAGTCCAATATCGATAAAGTATTGGATTTTATTCGTAATGAAATTCAACCTAAATCAACGCAGTCAAAAGAATTTGCTATTACCAAAGAGATCAAAGATATTGCATCGAAATTGCTTGCACAACATCAACTCTTTTTAGCAATTTACGATGAACTTTTAGATGAAATTGTACGTTTTGAAGCAGAAGCCAAGGGGCTTTTTTCAGAATTTAAAGGCAAGTTTTCACATGATCTTAAAAGCGCTTTTATGCGCATAGAACAGATTATTGAAACGGTTGCTGATGCGATTTATAATCAAATCACTACTGAAAAACTGGTTCGTTATGAAGCCCAAAAAGCGGGACTTTTCAGTAAACAACCAACGTATGTTCCTTTTGAATACCAAGCACCTAAAATCAACTCAGATCTTATCTACAAAAGCCTTTTTTATGAAGAGAATCTTATTGGTAAAATGTTTAAGCAATATGTGCGAAATCTTGGATCTATTCAAAATGAAGTCAATGATAAAAACCGTTTGGTTTACCGCTCTTTGGAACAAGGCATTCTGAAATGGCAAGCACCGTATGAAGTCATTCGTAAAAGTGAAGAGTTGCATTCAGATATTGAATTTGCCAATATGCGTCGTTTTGCTTCAAAAGCTTATGAGAGTATCTTGAAACCTTTTAATGATGAGATTGCAGATTCATATGCAAAAATTAGCTCAGAATTCAATCACCTCTCCAGTGCGGTGAGTTTCAACTATCAAAACGCCACTGAAGTGTGTGTAGCATTTTTGGAAAATAAAATTGAAAAATCGGTAAAACTCTACGAAGCAAATCCAACAAAATTTTCCCTGTATCAGCCGAAACTTGATGAGATAAAAGAACGTCTTAGAACATCATTCCATCTCTATGAATTAGAGAATATGATGAACACAAAAAATACATTCTTGAGTAAAGATTACGATCGTCTAATCAGCCAATTTACAGCGATTAAAGAAGAAAAAGTGGCATTTTTAGAAGAACGTAAAGCGAGACATAACAAGATCATATCACAAATCGAAACATTGGTGAAAGAGGTTATATAA
- a CDS encoding Bax inhibitor-1 family protein, which yields MEEHVSTQSLLSTAKYNMVIGLVLCWGFLVNWLMVIFMNPMAVLEVVNGWIVLVLYSVSSSVGYYLFVTYNTPRMSFIGYNLVVLPLGFVLSLALYDVAPTLLFFALGIAFFLTLLMTLFGYLFPSFFQKIYSVLAVALLGVVMIELFQTFVLGVPQEWIEWVVIGVFCGYIGYDWGVANQVEKTLDNAIDSAAMLYMDIIILFIRIVKIIAQIAGKKSS from the coding sequence ATGGAAGAACATGTATCTACTCAATCTCTCCTTAGTACCGCAAAGTATAACATGGTTATTGGGCTTGTTCTGTGTTGGGGATTTTTAGTCAATTGGTTGATGGTTATTTTTATGAACCCAATGGCAGTGTTAGAAGTTGTCAATGGGTGGATAGTACTTGTTCTGTACAGTGTATCATCCTCAGTTGGTTACTATCTTTTTGTAACGTATAACACTCCTCGTATGAGCTTTATAGGGTATAATTTAGTTGTTTTACCTTTAGGCTTTGTTTTGAGTTTAGCACTGTATGATGTTGCTCCAACGTTATTGTTTTTTGCTTTAGGTATCGCATTTTTTTTAACACTTCTCATGACGCTTTTTGGTTATCTATTTCCCTCATTTTTTCAGAAAATCTATAGTGTTTTAGCGGTTGCACTTTTAGGTGTTGTCATGATCGAACTCTTTCAGACCTTTGTACTTGGTGTTCCACAAGAATGGATAGAGTGGGTTGTTATAGGGGTGTTTTGTGGCTACATTGGCTACGACTGGGGCGTTGCCAATCAAGTAGAAAAAACACTTGATAATGCTATCGATAGTGCTGCAATGCTGTATATGGATATTATTATCCTTTTTATACGAATTGTGAAAATTATTGCTCAAATTGCTGGGAAAAAAAGTTCTTGA
- a CDS encoding AI-2E family transporter gives MNEHRFFLTAIFLAVLFSILKLYQPFLMIIAIASLLAMATYSLNLKLYGLTKNRHLAAALSTLFLSVLLFGPIVYTLTSIGGIVNNFDFSMIEKVQTYLRSLDYQLPAPLASAQPALDDFINNLNIAQISSTTLSYLGSIGKNSAGFLKDMLLIVVFFFFALLNGKDMIDYIKSVMPIDAKEVNIVFSEVTNVMSVVFYSILLSAILQGALFSVIGMYFGYDGLLLGIFYGFASLIPIIGGALMWVPICALEVAHGNTTTAIIIASYSIIVISVIADTFIKPLIIKYINDKMVKTPTTVNELLIFFAIFAGLTTFGFWGMILGPAITTLFLSLLKLYKLLKEKHYV, from the coding sequence ATGAATGAACATCGTTTCTTTTTAACTGCTATCTTTCTTGCTGTATTGTTTTCAATCCTCAAGTTGTATCAGCCTTTTTTGATGATTATCGCCATTGCATCTTTGCTCGCTATGGCAACCTATAGCCTCAATCTCAAACTATACGGTTTAACGAAAAATAGACACCTTGCAGCGGCTTTATCAACACTATTTTTATCTGTTCTTCTTTTTGGGCCTATTGTCTATACATTGACCTCTATTGGGGGCATTGTTAATAATTTTGATTTTTCAATGATTGAAAAAGTGCAAACGTATTTACGCAGTTTAGATTATCAACTGCCAGCGCCCCTTGCTTCGGCGCAACCTGCTCTAGACGATTTTATTAACAATCTCAATATTGCTCAAATTTCGAGTACTACACTTTCGTACCTCGGCTCGATTGGTAAAAACAGTGCAGGATTTTTAAAAGATATGTTGCTTATTGTTGTCTTTTTCTTCTTTGCCCTACTCAATGGTAAAGATATGATTGATTACATTAAAAGCGTTATGCCTATTGATGCCAAAGAGGTCAATATCGTTTTTTCTGAAGTCACGAATGTGATGAGCGTTGTTTTTTACTCTATTTTACTCAGTGCTATTTTGCAAGGAGCGCTCTTTTCTGTTATTGGGATGTACTTTGGGTATGATGGCCTTTTACTGGGTATTTTCTATGGCTTTGCATCACTGATTCCTATTATTGGTGGCGCACTCATGTGGGTACCAATCTGCGCATTAGAAGTAGCTCATGGCAATACAACAACGGCTATTATTATTGCCTCTTATTCTATTATCGTTATTTCAGTAATAGCAGATACGTTCATCAAACCACTGATTATCAAATACATCAACGATAAAATGGTCAAAACACCTACTACGGTTAATGAATTGCTGATTTTCTTTGCTATTTTTGCGGGACTTACGACATTTGGCTTCTGGGGTATGATCTTAGGACCAGCGATTACGACACTCTTTTTATCGCTTCTCAAACTCTATAAATTACTTAAAGAAAAACACTATGTCTAA
- the ruvB gene encoding Holliday junction branch migration DNA helicase RuvB, with protein MERIVEIEKISFENDYEKSLRPSSFDDYIGQEKIKKNLQVFIQAAQKRSECLDHILFFGPPGLGKTTLAHIISNEMRANMKITAAPMIEKSGDLAAILTNLQEGDILFIDEIHRLSPAIEEILYPAMEDFRLDIIIGSGPAAQTIKIDLPRFTLIGATTRAGMISSPLRDRFGMHFRLQFYTKEELALIITKASHKLEKICLQDAAVEMARRSRGTPRIALRLLKRIRDYADVEDEDHIHKERAQYGLNELGVNDLGFDELDIKYLELLLQSKGRPLGLSTIAAALSEDEGTIEDVIEPYLLANSYIERTARGRIATPKTYELFRLTPPTLQNGLFEDTL; from the coding sequence ATGGAACGCATCGTTGAAATAGAGAAGATTTCTTTTGAGAATGACTATGAAAAAAGTTTGCGCCCCTCTTCATTTGATGACTACATAGGGCAAGAGAAGATCAAAAAAAATTTGCAAGTGTTTATTCAGGCAGCACAAAAACGCTCTGAATGTTTAGATCACATCCTCTTTTTTGGACCTCCTGGTCTTGGTAAAACGACGTTAGCACATATCATTTCAAATGAAATGCGTGCCAATATGAAAATTACCGCAGCTCCTATGATTGAGAAAAGTGGTGATTTGGCGGCAATTTTAACCAACCTTCAAGAAGGAGACATTCTCTTTATCGATGAGATTCATAGACTCTCTCCCGCCATTGAAGAGATTCTCTATCCTGCTATGGAAGATTTTCGTCTTGATATCATTATAGGTTCGGGTCCTGCGGCTCAAACCATCAAAATCGACTTGCCTCGATTTACACTCATTGGTGCAACCACACGTGCTGGTATGATAAGCTCTCCCTTAAGAGATCGTTTTGGTATGCATTTCCGTTTGCAATTTTACACCAAAGAAGAACTTGCGCTCATCATCACCAAAGCATCCCATAAACTTGAGAAAATATGTCTGCAAGACGCCGCTGTGGAAATGGCACGCCGCTCACGAGGAACCCCTAGAATTGCACTTCGTCTTTTAAAGCGTATTCGTGATTATGCTGACGTAGAAGATGAAGATCACATTCATAAAGAACGTGCACAGTATGGACTTAATGAACTCGGTGTAAATGATCTTGGTTTTGATGAACTCGATATTAAATACCTTGAGCTTTTATTGCAAAGTAAAGGGCGTCCTTTAGGGCTTAGTACCATTGCAGCAGCTCTCAGTGAAGATGAAGGTACCATTGAAGATGTGATAGAACCTTATTTATTGGCAAACAGTTATATTGAACGAACGGCCCGTGGGCGTATCGCAACACCCAAAACGTACGAGCTTTTTAGGCTAACGCCGCCTACATTACAAAATGGACTTTTTGAGGATACTCTATGA
- the panB gene encoding 3-methyl-2-oxobutanoate hydroxymethyltransferase, which yields MKTITSIKQQKGKTPLTVITAYDALFASLFDQRVDIILVGDSLNMSFNAKPDTLSASMEVMLYHTKAVCAGAKETFIVCDMPFGTYTDEKMALHNASMVYSQTNAHAVKIEGGVSRAHIIKALTQNSIAVMGHIGLMPQYVRSEGGYKVRGRSEEDILALIEDAKAVEEAGAFSLVIEGVVEEAARRISEAITIPTIGIGAGKYTDGQVLVWSDMLGFFQAFQPKFVKRYLEGATLVQDAVDAYVKEVQERSFPEAPYTYTK from the coding sequence ATGAAAACAATTACATCTATTAAACAACAGAAGGGGAAAACTCCCCTCACCGTTATCACTGCTTATGATGCGCTCTTTGCATCTCTTTTCGATCAAAGAGTTGATATCATCCTTGTTGGCGATAGCCTAAATATGAGTTTTAATGCTAAACCTGACACACTCTCAGCGAGCATGGAAGTCATGCTTTATCACACCAAAGCTGTATGTGCAGGTGCAAAAGAGACTTTCATTGTTTGTGATATGCCTTTTGGAACATACACCGATGAGAAGATGGCACTCCATAATGCTTCAATGGTATACAGCCAAACCAATGCGCATGCTGTGAAAATAGAAGGTGGTGTGAGTCGTGCACATATCATCAAGGCATTGACACAAAACTCTATTGCAGTTATGGGACATATTGGACTGATGCCTCAATATGTCAGAAGCGAAGGTGGTTATAAAGTACGTGGACGCAGTGAAGAAGATATTCTTGCATTAATCGAGGATGCCAAAGCCGTTGAAGAAGCAGGTGCTTTTAGTTTGGTGATTGAAGGTGTTGTTGAAGAAGCAGCTAGACGTATTTCTGAAGCTATCACTATCCCTACTATTGGCATAGGAGCAGGTAAATATACCGACGGTCAAGTATTGGTTTGGAGCGATATGTTAGGCTTTTTCCAAGCCTTTCAACCTAAATTCGTTAAGCGCTACTTAGAAGGTGCCACACTGGTACAAGATGCCGTAGATGCTTATGTTAAAGAAGTTCAAGAACGTAGCTTTCCAGAAGCTCCCTACACGTATACAAAGTGA
- a CDS encoding Hpt domain-containing protein, translating into MGVLAQLEVDFDIEIVGDFISHYAIMCENMEPLIIGLSKKERYSENIGDLFRIFHNMKSAAGFLKLDPIIKLAVLCEDIVEEARTLQGPASEEFIDWLLLVSDQFEKYRQDVENDASFFTVLNPLIIKVPHTLEKE; encoded by the coding sequence ATGGGTGTTTTGGCACAATTGGAAGTTGATTTTGACATCGAAATTGTAGGAGATTTTATCTCTCACTATGCCATTATGTGTGAAAATATGGAGCCTCTGATTATTGGGCTCAGTAAAAAAGAGCGCTATTCTGAAAACATTGGAGATCTTTTTCGTATTTTCCATAATATGAAATCAGCCGCAGGATTTTTAAAACTAGATCCTATTATAAAATTGGCAGTATTGTGTGAAGATATTGTAGAAGAGGCGCGAACGTTGCAAGGCCCCGCGAGTGAAGAGTTTATCGATTGGTTACTTTTAGTCAGCGATCAGTTTGAAAAGTACCGACAAGATGTTGAAAATGATGCATCGTTTTTTACTGTATTAAATCCGTTAATTATAAAAGTACCTCATACGTTGGAGAAAGAGTGA
- the trpA gene encoding tryptophan synthase subunit alpha, whose translation MKQLVAYITAGFPDKNFSLDLVSALKEAGVDKLELGIPFSDPVADGPIIEVANLHALQNGFKMQTLFDISSVVAPTIETYWMGYFNPFYHKGVETFAQKATEFGVKGFIIPDLPHEEALPYLPLMEQYALSMVSFVAPTDSKERIAKVVKDAKGFIYLVAYAGITGAHASEDLTKTIQAIKEQSGTPLFVGFGVNEKTAKERARGVNGVIVGSAFVEVLLNENLSAAQKIDTIAQRAKIIKEKINA comes from the coding sequence GTGAAGCAATTAGTTGCCTATATTACGGCGGGTTTCCCCGATAAGAATTTTTCATTGGACTTGGTTTCTGCACTAAAAGAAGCAGGTGTTGACAAGCTAGAGTTAGGAATTCCTTTTTCTGATCCTGTTGCAGATGGTCCTATTATTGAAGTTGCCAATTTGCATGCATTGCAAAATGGATTTAAAATGCAAACATTGTTTGATATTTCTTCAGTTGTTGCGCCTACTATTGAGACGTACTGGATGGGTTATTTTAATCCTTTTTATCATAAAGGTGTTGAAACATTTGCGCAAAAAGCGACAGAATTTGGGGTTAAAGGATTTATCATTCCAGATCTTCCACACGAAGAAGCGCTCCCTTACCTGCCTCTAATGGAACAATATGCCCTTTCTATGGTCAGTTTTGTAGCTCCAACAGATAGTAAAGAGCGTATTGCCAAAGTCGTTAAAGATGCAAAAGGGTTTATTTATCTTGTGGCATACGCTGGAATTACAGGGGCTCACGCGAGTGAAGATCTTACAAAAACGATTCAAGCGATCAAAGAGCAGAGCGGGACACCTTTATTTGTAGGTTTTGGTGTGAATGAAAAGACAGCAAAAGAGAGAGCTCGCGGTGTGAATGGTGTTATTGTGGGAAGTGCATTTGTAGAAGTATTACTTAATGAAAACCTCAGTGCAGCTCAAAAGATCGACACAATTGCACAAAGAGCTAAAATTATAAAAGAGAAAATTAACGCTTAA
- a CDS encoding phospholipid-binding protein MlaC: MKKILAVVVLTLLCVQSIFAIEEHDISTFMQNNIDNATTILRDKKIQKNEKSEKLYAIFDSIFDYTLMAQLALGGKQWAALPPAKQSEFTKLFEQKLKKSYMEKLDLYTDEKIVIKNLEKIKDARIHLTTHLMKNSEVYEIIYKFYKDKNGSWMIYDVDILGVSIIQTYRTQFAEILAKEPFEKLLEKLKQPDEPAQKQ, from the coding sequence ATGAAAAAAATTCTTGCTGTTGTAGTACTAACGCTTCTATGTGTGCAATCTATTTTTGCAATAGAAGAACATGATATATCAACATTTATGCAAAACAACATTGATAATGCAACAACGATTTTACGTGATAAAAAAATACAAAAAAATGAAAAATCTGAAAAACTTTATGCTATTTTTGATTCGATTTTTGACTACACACTCATGGCACAATTAGCACTTGGTGGAAAACAATGGGCAGCACTGCCACCTGCAAAACAGAGTGAGTTTACAAAGCTTTTTGAGCAAAAACTCAAAAAATCGTATATGGAAAAACTAGATCTCTATACCGATGAAAAAATTGTTATTAAAAATTTGGAAAAAATCAAAGACGCGCGTATTCATCTTACAACGCATTTGATGAAAAATAGTGAAGTCTATGAAATTATCTATAAATTCTACAAAGATAAAAATGGAAGTTGGATGATTTACGATGTTGATATCTTAGGTGTCAGTATCATTCAAACGTATCGTACACAGTTTGCTGAAATTTTGGCGAAAGAACCATTTGAAAAATTGCTTGAAAAGCTCAAGCAACCTGACGAGCCAGCACAAAAACAATAG
- a CDS encoding VacJ family lipoprotein gives MRIILACLLSLSLLSSAEYMGANSYGSDDFEAEFNAKNDAKLFDPLSGYNEIMTSFNDTFYEYLLRPTAQGYAYIVPKMARNGIANFFDNLFYPIRLVNNLLQLKFYNSWEETERFVLNSTMGILGFHDIAGEELGIKAHDEDFGQTLGYYGVGSGFHVVLPLLGPSNVRDIVGLAGDMWLNPINYLEARDANLLDSTEESIATTAFYTINKTSLHVKEYDNFKKDAIELYPFLRNFYESRRNKLISE, from the coding sequence TTGCGTATAATTTTGGCCTGTTTATTAAGCCTTTCTTTGCTGTCGTCAGCAGAATACATGGGAGCTAATTCATATGGCAGTGATGATTTTGAGGCTGAATTTAACGCCAAAAACGATGCAAAATTGTTTGATCCATTGAGTGGTTATAACGAAATCATGACAAGTTTTAATGATACATTTTACGAATATCTTCTTAGGCCAACAGCACAAGGATATGCTTACATCGTTCCCAAGATGGCACGTAATGGTATAGCAAATTTCTTTGATAACCTTTTTTATCCTATTCGCCTTGTGAACAATCTTTTACAATTAAAATTTTATAACAGTTGGGAAGAGACAGAGCGTTTTGTATTAAACTCAACCATGGGTATTTTAGGCTTTCACGATATAGCAGGTGAAGAATTAGGTATTAAAGCACATGATGAAGATTTTGGTCAAACATTGGGATATTATGGCGTAGGTAGTGGTTTCCATGTTGTTTTACCACTTTTAGGACCTTCGAATGTACGTGATATTGTTGGTCTTGCTGGCGATATGTGGCTTAACCCAATTAATTACCTTGAAGCGCGTGATGCTAATTTACTTGATAGTACAGAAGAGTCTATCGCGACAACAGCATTCTATACAATCAATAAAACATCTCTACATGTAAAAGAGTATGACAACTTCAAAAAAGATGCTATTGAGCTCTATCCGTTCTTGCGTAATTTTTACGAATCAAGAAGAAATAAACTTATAAGTGAATAA
- the rpsB gene encoding 30S ribosomal protein S2: MVTMKDLLECGVHFGHQTRRWNPKMKKFIFGERKNIYIVDLQKTLRYFRYTYNVVKDAAAEGKTMLFVGTKKQASQAIKEYAEKCGMPYVNHRWLGGMLTNYQTIRQSIRKLDIIEKMEEDGQIDLLTKKEALMLRRKKEKLLDYLGGIRNMKNLPDMIFVIDTVKEKIAVQEARRLGITVVAPLDTNCDPDVVDLPIPGNDDAIRSIQLFCKEMCEAMTEGYEIRSKDAPATEEAAEVSEEEKKEIIDEALSEEEFAVEEGE, translated from the coding sequence ATGGTAACCATGAAAGACCTACTAGAGTGTGGTGTACACTTCGGACACCAAACAAGACGTTGGAATCCAAAGATGAAAAAATTCATCTTCGGTGAAAGAAAAAATATCTATATCGTAGATTTACAAAAAACACTACGTTACTTCAGATATACATACAATGTTGTAAAAGATGCAGCAGCAGAAGGCAAAACAATGCTTTTTGTCGGTACAAAAAAACAAGCTAGCCAAGCGATTAAAGAATACGCTGAGAAATGTGGTATGCCATATGTTAACCACAGATGGTTAGGTGGTATGTTAACAAACTATCAAACAATCAGACAATCAATCCGTAAACTTGACATCATCGAGAAAATGGAAGAAGATGGACAAATTGACCTTCTTACTAAAAAAGAAGCGTTAATGCTTAGAAGAAAAAAAGAGAAACTTCTTGATTATCTTGGTGGTATCAGAAATATGAAAAACTTACCAGATATGATTTTTGTTATTGACACTGTAAAAGAGAAAATTGCAGTTCAAGAAGCAAGAAGACTTGGAATTACTGTTGTAGCTCCACTTGATACCAACTGTGATCCAGATGTTGTTGATCTTCCAATTCCAGGAAATGATGATGCGATTCGTTCAATTCAACTTTTCTGTAAAGAGATGTGTGAAGCAATGACTGAGGGTTATGAAATCCGTTCAAAAGATGCTCCAGCAACTGAAGAAGCAGCTGAAGTAAGCGAAGAAGAGAAAAAAGAGATTATTGACGAAGCATTAAGCGAAGAAGAATTTGCAGTAGAGGAAGGCGAATAA
- the tsf gene encoding translation elongation factor Ts: MAEITAALVKELRESTGAGMMDCKKALVDTDGDFEAAKDLLREKGLGKAAKKADRLASEGLVNVFVDPSLKMATVSEINAETDFVAKNEGFINLTKETTAHIQATNVESTEELMKTTINGTVFEEYFATKVATIGENLVVRRFATLKAGANGIVNGYVHSNGRVGVLIAASCDSEKTAAAAGEFIRNLCMHAAAMKPSFLSYTELDPEFVEKETIGIKADIEKENEELARLKKPLKRMPLFVSRVQLTDAVLENAKKEMQAELKAQGKPEQIWDKIIPGQIERFIADNTQLDQQYTLLSQFYVMDDKKTIAQVVEEKAKELGGKIELVGYVRFELGEGLEKKACDFASEVAEQLK, encoded by the coding sequence ATGGCTGAGATTACCGCTGCTTTAGTAAAAGAACTACGTGAGTCCACTGGGGCTGGTATGATGGACTGCAAAAAAGCACTAGTCGATACCGATGGTGATTTTGAGGCAGCAAAAGACCTTTTAAGAGAAAAAGGTCTTGGTAAAGCAGCTAAAAAAGCTGATAGACTTGCAAGTGAAGGTTTGGTGAATGTTTTCGTTGACCCAAGCTTAAAAATGGCAACTGTTAGTGAAATTAATGCTGAAACTGACTTCGTTGCAAAAAATGAAGGTTTCATTAATTTAACAAAAGAGACAACAGCACATATCCAAGCGACAAATGTTGAATCAACTGAAGAGTTGATGAAAACAACTATCAATGGTACTGTGTTTGAAGAATACTTTGCTACTAAAGTTGCTACAATTGGTGAGAACTTAGTTGTTAGACGCTTTGCAACATTAAAAGCTGGAGCAAATGGCATTGTAAATGGTTATGTTCATTCAAATGGCCGTGTAGGTGTTCTCATTGCTGCAAGTTGTGATAGCGAAAAAACGGCTGCAGCTGCAGGTGAATTTATTAGAAATCTTTGTATGCATGCAGCAGCTATGAAACCAAGTTTCTTAAGCTATACAGAACTCGATCCTGAGTTTGTTGAGAAAGAGACTATTGGTATCAAAGCTGATATTGAAAAAGAGAATGAAGAGTTAGCACGTCTTAAGAAACCTCTTAAACGTATGCCGCTTTTTGTTTCTCGTGTTCAATTAACAGATGCTGTTTTAGAGAACGCTAAGAAAGAAATGCAAGCTGAGCTTAAAGCACAAGGCAAACCTGAGCAAATCTGGGACAAAATCATTCCTGGTCAAATTGAGCGTTTTATCGCTGATAACACACAACTTGATCAACAATATACACTTTTAAGCCAATTCTATGTTATGGATGATAAAAAAACCATTGCACAAGTTGTTGAAGAAAAAGCTAAAGAACTTGGTGGTAAAATCGAGCTTGTTGGCTATGTTCGTTTCGAACTTGGTGAAGGCTTAGAGAAAAAAGCATGTGACTTCGCTAGCGAAGTTGCTGAGCAGCTTAAATAA
- a CDS encoding ABC transporter ATP-binding protein: MSLLHVQNISHAFDYLLFENVHFDLAPKESMAILGVSGSGKSTLLHICSTLLKPNNGEVILCDHNIYHDNDDARLKLRRYDVGIIFQSHYLFKGFFANENIELASFISDKTIDKGILERLGIADFMHYRVGDLSGGQQQRVSIARVLAKKPKIIFADEPTGNLDDKTAQEVMNVLFEYIEKENAALLLVTHNHQLAKQCTYVRHLHVDGLKEEA; the protein is encoded by the coding sequence ATGTCTTTACTTCACGTACAAAATATTTCACACGCTTTTGATTATCTTCTTTTCGAGAATGTTCATTTTGATCTTGCTCCTAAAGAATCAATGGCCATTTTAGGTGTCAGCGGTAGTGGAAAATCAACGCTTTTGCATATTTGTTCAACCTTGCTGAAACCAAATAACGGTGAAGTAATTTTGTGTGATCATAATATTTATCACGATAATGATGATGCAAGATTAAAGCTTAGACGTTATGACGTAGGCATTATTTTTCAATCGCACTATCTGTTTAAAGGTTTTTTTGCTAATGAAAATATTGAACTAGCTTCATTTATTAGTGATAAAACAATCGATAAAGGAATATTAGAGCGTTTGGGTATCGCTGATTTTATGCATTATAGAGTAGGCGATCTTTCTGGCGGGCAACAACAGCGTGTTTCTATTGCTCGTGTTCTTGCCAAAAAACCTAAAATTATTTTTGCAGATGAACCAACAGGAAACTTGGATGACAAAACAGCCCAAGAGGTTATGAATGTTTTATTTGAATACATTGAAAAAGAGAATGCTGCACTGCTTTTAGTGACACATAATCATCAGTTAGCCAAACAGTGTACATATGTACGCCATCTCCATGTGGATGGATTAAAAGAGGAAGCATAA